In a genomic window of Scyliorhinus torazame isolate Kashiwa2021f chromosome 5, sScyTor2.1, whole genome shotgun sequence:
- the LOC140421832 gene encoding uncharacterized protein → MEKPWKCGDCGKGFRFPSQLETHRRSHTGERPFTCSQCGKGFINSSTFLRHQQVHTGERPFTCSQCGKGFAQLSSLQRHQRVHTGERPFTCSPCGKGFTQLSSLQRHQRVHTGERPFTCSPCGKGFTQLSSLQAHQRVHTGERLLTCSQCGKGFTQLVTLQTHQRVHTGERPFTCSQCGKGFIDSSTLRRHQRIHTGERPYICSHCGKGFSQLFTLRTHQRVHTGERPFTCSQCGNEFTQLSALRRHQRVHTGERPYTCSQCGKGFTQLTNLQSHQRVHSGDKPFTCSQCGKGFTQLSSLQTHQRVHTGDKPFTCS, encoded by the coding sequence atggagaaaccgtggaaatgtggggactgtgggaagggattcagattcccatctcagctggagactcatcgacgcagtcacactggggagaggccattcacctgctctcagtgtgggaagggattcattaattcatccacctttctgagacaccagcaagttcacactggggagaggccattcacctgctctcagtgtgggaagggattcgctcagttatccagtctgcagagacatcagcgagttcacactggggagagaccattcacctgttctccgtgtgggaagggattcactcagttatccagtctgcagagacatcagcgagttcacactggggagagaccgttcacctgttctccgtgtgggaagggattcactcagttatccagtctgcaggcacaccagcgagttcacactggggagagactgttgacttgctctcagtgtgggaagggattcactcagttagtcaccctgcagacacaccagcgagttcacactggagagagaccgttcacctgctctcagtgtgggaagggattcattgattcatccaccctgcggagacatcagcgaattcacactggggagaggccatacatctgctctcactgtgggaagggattctctcagttattcaccctgcggacacaccagagagttcacactggggagaggccattcacctgctctcagtgtgggaatgaattcactcagttatctgccctgcggagacatcaacgagttcacactggggagaggccatacacctgctctcagtgtgggaagggattcacacagttaaccaacctgcagtcacatcagcgagttcactctggggataagccattcacctgctctcagtgtgggaagggattcactcagttatccagtctgcagacacaccagcgagttcacactggggataagccattcacctgctcttag